One Amaranthus tricolor cultivar Red isolate AtriRed21 chromosome 1, ASM2621246v1, whole genome shotgun sequence DNA window includes the following coding sequences:
- the LOC130825529 gene encoding putative disease resistance protein RGA4, whose protein sequence is MAELGICIAEKLIEVIGSAVIKEICDIWGYESQLESLKETVSTIQRVLLDAEAKRELSKEEQAYVKKLKDAVYDADDLFDEFLTLAELKQLQPMNKRGKFFGKVRCFFSSNNQVGVAYKMSRQVKDIRKKLDAIADDHRKFGLSVDYKPIVRRREETCSYVDVKEIIGRENEKKVIVDMLLDPNVNDVMFYTIVGVGGLGKTALAQLVYHDEKIKSEFPSRFWVCVADQDGEEFDVKSIVRHILENATGKKYRDATFEVMQMQLGKKLSGEKYLLVLDDVWNENLDKWLDLRKFLTLGQGSRIVVTTRSLRTASIVSNEHIFHLGGLDPESSWRLFELTAISKGCEVVDYDEIVEIGRRIVKKCYSVPLALKVVGSLLFGQDICKWRSLEENGLPEIGNGDNKIMSILKLSYHNLGSSLKNCFTYCALFPKDTLIRKDMLISLWMAQGFIVPFDKRQSLEDAANEYFLILLRRCFFQDVKKNACGDITSVKIHDLMHDVAQEVGRGEICTMSSITKNFIDKIRHVKYVGDMCLENSFVKGKSRSLFCEKTIVDKQIVNSFMCLRVLDLSSSKFGDTNLLDSIGKLLHLRYLNLACNIEIEVLPDSITNLHNLQTLILYNCCNLRELPKDFSKLVSLRHLDLNNCCSLIRMPLGIDKLTNMRVLPFFVVGKVERSDSVEQHCDGELRDLKHLTNVGGDIHIQINKNYVEVEGMNDREDGYLKNMKHVMEIEIEFVGECINPESVIEKLEPHPKLRRFVLSCYKGKTIFRWGKVGHDWAASFKNLISIELRYCTNLVQMPVLSKLPQLKSLLLEKLKNLEYMEYVSNKFISNDEKVAKLTFFPSLESLVLENLDCLKGWWRFDDDDDVDNYRHMFFKKMKFPCLVHLKIRCCDSLRSFPSCPRLEDLELRGNHKELQIIENIRGMEDDNINLRVVDIDTSLCGLKSICSRYLTTLSIRLKFVENSLQVKEVFRIYSSSLRSLTIYDCVGVRRLSRIGLEHLTNLESLEISNLFNYSGDKIEDDTNDDDNIMPWKSLHRNLRSLKFCHIQSMTSLPRGMQYLTSLQRLELNCCFNVQALPEWISCLSSLKCLTLMICFSLESFPESMPKLTSLQKLVINCCPQLEQKCRKPNGKDFPRIQHVPYIDIWD, encoded by the exons ATGGCCGAGCTTGGAATTTGTATTGCTGAAAAGCTCATTGAAGTCATTGGATCTGCTGTTATCAAAGAGATTTGTGACATTTGGGGTTACGAATCTCAACTCGAAAGCCTCAAAGAAACGGTCTCCACCATCCAGAGAGTGCTTCTTGATGCTGAGGCCAAGCGAGAGCTCTCGAAAGAGGAACAAGCCTATGTCAAGAAGCTCAAAGATGCTGTTTATGATGCTGACGATTTGTTCGATGAGTTCCTTACGCTTGCGGAGCTTAAGCAACTTCAACCCATGAACAAGCGAGGGAAGTTCTTTGGTAAGGTACGTTGTTTCTTCTCTTCTAACAACCAAGTTGGTGTAGCATATAAAATGTCTCGACAAGTTAAAGACATTAGGAAGAAGTTGGATGCTATTGCCGATGATCATAGGAAATTCGGGCTTAGTGTTGATTATAAACCTATAGTTAGGAGAAGGGAGGAAACATGTTCTTATGTGGATGTAAAGGAAATTATTGGGAGGGAAAATGAAAAGAAGGTCATTGTTGATATGTTACTTGATCCTAATGTTaatgatgttatgttttatactATAGTTGGTGTCGGGGGATTGGGAAAAACTGCTCTTGCTCAACTTGTGTATCACGATGAAAAGATTAAAAGTGAGTTTCCTTCGAGATTTTGGGTTTGTGTTGCGGATCAAGATGGAGAGGAGTTTGATGTAAAATCAATTGTTCGTCATATTTTAGAAAATGCTACTGGCAAAAAATATAGAGACGCCACCTTTGAAGTGATGCAAATGCAATTAGGAAAGAAATTGAGTGGAGAAAAATACTTGCTCGTTCTTGATGATGTATGGAACGAGAACCTTGATAAGTGGCTTGATTTACGAAAATTCTTGACCTTAGGTCAAGGAAGTAGAATTGTGGTAACCACACGTTCACTTAGAACAGCATCAATTGTCTCAAACGAGCACATCTTTCACTTAGGTGGTTTGGACCCTGAGAGTTCATGGCGTTTGTTTGAGTTGACGGCAATTAGCAAAGGGTGCGAAGTAGTAGACTATGATGAAATAGTTGAGATAGGGAGGAGGATTGTTAAAAAATGTTACAGTGTTCCTCTTGCCTTAAAGGTGGTAGGGAGTTTACTATTTGGGCAAGACATATGTAAATGGAGGTCATTGGAAGAGAATGGATTACCTGAAATTGGTAATGGTGATAATAAGATTATGTCCATATTAAAGCTTAGTTACCACAATCTAGGGTCatctttaaaaaattgtttcacCTATTGTGCCCTTTTTCCCAAAGATACTTTGAttagaaaagatatgttgattaGCCTTTGGATGGCACAAGGTTTTATCGTGCCATTTGATAAACGTCAAAGCTTAGAAGACGCTGCTAACGAGTATTTTTTGATTCTGTTGAGGAGGTGTTTTTTTCAAGATGTAAAAAAGAATGCATGCGGTGATATCACGTCTGTTAAAATCCATGACCTGATGCACGATGTTGCTCAAGAGGTAGGGAGGGGAGAAATATGTACGATGAGTTCTATTACTAAGAACTTTATAGATAAAATTCGTCATGTGAAATATGTTGGTGATATGTGTCTAGAAAACTCCTTTGTTAAGGGTAAGAGTCGTTCACTTTTTTGTGAGAAAACTATAGTTGACAAACAAATAGTCAATAGTTTCATGTGCTTGAGGGTATTGGATTTATCATCTTCGAAATTTGGTGATACTAATTTGCTTGATTCAATTGGAAAGCTACTACATTTAAGGTATCTAAACTTAGCATGCAATATTGAAATAGAGGTATTACCTGATTCAATTACTAACCTACATAACCTACaaacattaattttatataactgTTGTAATTTGAGGGAGCTTCCCAAAGATTTTAGTAAACTAGTAAGCCTTAGGCACTTGGATTTAAACAATTGTTGTAGCTTGATTCGAATGCCTTTAGGGATAGATAAGCTGACTAATATGAGAGTATTACCGTTCTTTGTTGTGGGTAAGGTCGAGAGATCAGATTCTGTTGAGCAACACTGTGATGGGGAACTTCGAGATCTAAAACACCTCACGAATGTAGGAGGCGACATTCATATTCAGATAAATAAGAATTATGTTGAAGTGGAAGGGATGAACGATAGGGAAGACGGGTACTTGAAAAATATGAAGCATGTCATGGAaattgagatcgagtttgtgggCGAATGTATTAATCCCGAATCTGTAATTGAAAAGTTGGAGCCACATCCGAAGCTTAGAAGATTTGTTTTGTCGTGCTACAAGGGTAAGACTATTTTTAGGTGGGGAAAAGTAGGACATGACTGGGCAGCGTCTTTCAAAAATCTCATCTCAATTGAGCTCAGATATTGTACAAACTTAGTACAGATGCCTGTATTAAGTAAACTGCCTCAATTGAAATCATTGCTACTCGAAAAGCTGAAAAATTTAGAGTATATGGAGTATGTAAGCAACAAGTTTATTAGCAACGACGAAAAGGTGgcaaaattaacattttttccCTCCCTCGAATCTCTTGTCCTTGAAAATCTTGATTGTTTGAAAGGATGGTGGAGAtttgatgacgatgatgatgttgataatTATCGTCATATGTTCTTCAAGAAGATGAAATTTCCTTGTCTTGTTCACTTAAAAATTAGGTGTTGTGATAGTTTGAGGTCATTTCCTTCTTGTCCAAGACTAGAAGATTTAGAGTTGCGTGGAAATCATAAAGAGTTGCAAATAATAGAGAATATAAGGGGTATGGAGGATGACAACATTAATTTAAGAGTGGTTGATATAGATACCAGCCTTTGTGGCCTAAAATCAATATGCTCACGATATCTTACCACCCTTAGCATAAGACTCAAATTTGTCGAAAATTCTTTACAAGTTAAGGAGGTGTTCCGAATCTATTCCTCCTCGCTACGAAGCCTTACAATCTATGATTGTGTGGGTGTAAGGAGACTTTCTAGGATCGGATTAGAACACCTCACTAATTTAGAATCGCTGGAAATTTCCAACTTGTTTAATTACTCTGGAGACAAAATCGAAGATGATACCAATGACGATGACAACATCATGCCTTGGAAATCCCTTCATCGCAACCTTCGTTCCCTTAAGTTTTGCCACATACAGTCTATGACGAGTTTGCCAAGGGGGATGCAGTACTTGACTTCCCTCCAACGGCTTGAACTTAACTGTTGTTTTAATGTACAAGCCTTGCCGGAATGGATAAGCTGCTTATCATCGCTTAAATGCCTAACCTTAATGATCTGTTTTTCCCTCGAATCGTTTCCTGAATCAATGCCGAAGCTCACCTCCCTCCAGAAACTTGTGATAAATTGTTGTCCTCAGCTAGAACAAAAATGCAGAAAACCCAACGGGAAGGACTTTCCCAGAATTCAACATGTCCCCTACATTGATATATG GGATTAA